A segment of the Cytobacillus luteolus genome:
TAAAAGAAGACATCGATGTTGTATTTGAACAAGATCCAGCGGCAAGATCTTATTTTGAGGTTATTTTAACATACTCTGGACTACATGCGATATGGTCCCATCGACTTGCCCATAAGCTATATAAAAATAAGTTTTTCTTTTTAGCTCGTTTGATTTCGCAAATTAGCAGATTCTTCACAGGTATAGAGATTCACCCAGGTGCACAAATAGGAAGACGTTTTTTTATAGACCATGGTATGGGTGTTGTAATTGGGGAAACCTGTGAAATAGGAGATAATGTTACCGTGTTCCAGGGGGTCACCTTAGGGGGGACTGGAAAAGAAAAAGGTAAGCGTCACCCAACCATTAAGGATAATGCTCTTATTGCTACAGGTGCTAAGGTACTTGGCTCCATTACGATTGGAGAAAACTCTAAAGTTGGAGCGGGTTCCGTTGTTTTGCATGATGTACCAGCTAACTCAACGGTAGTTGGAATCCCTGGTAGGGTAGTTATAAAGAATGGAATGAAGGTTAAAAAGGATCTAAATCACAGTGATCTTCCAGATCCAGTTGCAGATCGTTTGAAAGAACTTGAAGATAGAATTTTTGATTTACAAGAAGAGTTAGCAAGAGTCCAAAAAGAGAGGAAGCATAAGTATGACAATTCAAATCTATAATACGTTATCTAGGCGAAAGGAAGTTTTTCGTCCAATTGAAGAAAAT
Coding sequences within it:
- the cysE gene encoding serine O-acetyltransferase, which produces MFKALKEDIDVVFEQDPAARSYFEVILTYSGLHAIWSHRLAHKLYKNKFFFLARLISQISRFFTGIEIHPGAQIGRRFFIDHGMGVVIGETCEIGDNVTVFQGVTLGGTGKEKGKRHPTIKDNALIATGAKVLGSITIGENSKVGAGSVVLHDVPANSTVVGIPGRVVIKNGMKVKKDLNHSDLPDPVADRLKELEDRIFDLQEELARVQKERKHKYDNSNL